The proteins below come from a single Rosa rugosa chromosome 2, drRosRugo1.1, whole genome shotgun sequence genomic window:
- the LOC133733738 gene encoding heavy metal-associated isoprenylated plant protein 16-like gives MWNLCFCFSDCQNSVYSSASTVKQKIVIKVQFSSEKRKTEAFKTAAGFKGVSNVSIEADKDQVVVIGVGIDSVCLAKSLRKKLSYAQIVSVEEAKKPEEKKPQVETVSYVQYPLHCDVVYW, from the exons ATGTGGaatttatgtttttgtttttcagatTGTCAAAATTCTGTATACTCTTCGGCCTCTACCGTGAAG CAAAAGATAGTTATAAAGGTGCAATTTAGCTCTGAGAAACGCAAAACTGAGGCCTTCAAGACTGCCGCCGGCTTTAAAG GTGTGAGCAATGTGTCTATAGAAGCAGACAAAGACCAAGTTGTTGTGATCGGAGTCGGAATTGATTCGGTTTGCTTGGCCAAATCGTTGAGGAAGAAACTCAGCTACGCCCAAATAGTAAGTGTTGAAGAAGCGAAGAAGCCCGAAGAAAAGAAGCCACAAGTTGAAACAGTTAGCTATGTTCAATATCCGTTGCACTGTGATGTTGTCTACTGGTGA
- the LOC133733739 gene encoding heavy metal-associated isoprenylated plant protein 47-like, with translation MKQKIVMKVQFSSEKRRTDAFKIAAGTKGVSDVSIEAGKDQVVVIGDGVDSVCLTQSLRKKLRYVEIVSVEEVKKPDEKKKPEVESIPIQWTSSYVHYPMHYDVVYRW, from the exons ATGAAG CAAAAGATTGTGATGAAGGTGCAATTTAGCTCTGAGAAACGCAGAACCGATGCCTTCAAGATTGCTGCCGGCACTAAAG GTGTGAGCGATGTGTCTATAGAAGCAGGTAAAGACCAAGTTGTGGTGATCGGAGATGGAGTTGACTCGGTTTGCTTGACCCAGTCATTAAGGAAGAAGCTCCGATACGTCGAAATAGTAAGTGTTGAAGAGGTGAAAAAGCCCGATGAAAAAAAGAAGCCAGAAGTTGAGAGTATTCCAATTCAATGGACATCTAGCTATGTCCACTATCCCATGCACTATGATGTTGTGTACCGTTGGTGA